AAAAGATGTTGTTTATAGAAATGTTTACCAAAATATTAAGAAGGtcaaattgatttttgttttttaactaaAGAAACATTTGAGTGTTTAGACTAACAacttagattaaaaaaaaaagataatttcactcagtaattttgtttttattgtcaTTTTATGTTATGCAACTTTCATTCATAATGAACTTAAACGAGAAACTTTTTCTcagttattatattttgttacttTATGAAtggttaaatattattttaacaagtttattgaaattaagatattaaattaaaataataaaatatgatattacaATCATAACTAAAAGcaataactaaaattaattaactatGCCAAATTTAAACCatatcaaaattttagaaataattatCCTGGCTAAGTTAACTATTTTGCAAATTTAGAAGCAAATTTGGGGGATCCATAATGGTGGGTCAAACATCCAACGCAAATGAAAGACACAAGCACATGCCCATAGTCTGCAACAAATCGTTGCCCATTAAAAAGGTTAATAAATTCATCACAACCGTAAGACCATCATTATCAGGGATGCTTAGGCCCATTTCTTAGATTAACtatggaaaaaataaaagaaaattaactaATAATTCAAGAGAAGTTGCTTAATTAAACGATACAAGAGAGGTCTTTACGGGACACGCGTCATAACGACGACGTCTCTCTCATCTCTTTTTGAGCATTCAGACTCTCCATTTTAATAAATGAGTGGGGACTGGGTTCTCTTAGccaactaaaatataatttgagcTGGAATGTATTATTCAAAAATTCAGAAATCTTATATCAACAGAATTTCAAATATCCTTGTATGTGATTCCCCTACTCCTAGTTTGTATGTTGGATCACCAAAGAGACAAATCCAGACATTTCAAGTGTGGGAAGAAAGAATATAAGGCGTGTGAAACAAGCGATTTTTTAATTAGAGCGTGTACCCAGCCTAGATAATATAAGTTTAAAAGACAATATTACGATTGCACAATCAACTTAAAAAGAGATAGTTGCTAGCATAGATAGAAGAACTACAAACGTTTACTCGGACCATTTTTAATTACTCACATAATCAACCTCAGAGACTCAGTTTAAAAGACAAACATTACGATTGCACAATCAACTTAAAAGATAATTGATAGCGTAGAGAGAGCTACagaccgttttttttttaaattactctctctctcgctcATAGTCAACCTCAGAGACTCTTCACATCACATGAAGCACTTGGCTTCAAGGGATAGATGCTCTGGAATCCCATCCCTTGTCCTCCTGATGATACCTTTCCAGACACGACCGCAACTTGTTTTGAATGTTATGAAAAAGACTGCATTATCCAACAGCtcaacctctttcagagagtcGACAACTCCTCTAGTTTGCACAACAACCTTTCCGAGCTCCAGGGGCTTTGAACGCTCAAACATGAACTGCAACACAACACCAAGAAGAGATTCCttataataacatattatacacacacaaaaaaaaaaaaagtcttttgTTTTGGGTACTCACCGGGTCCGTCTGCTTCTTGGTGTACAAGGCTAGTTCAGCGTAAAGATGAAGCCATTCTTTGGCTTGTTCCACCTCTGATTCTTTCATCTGAGAGTAAATAACCAATgtcagcaaaagaaaaaaagaattaaagagGAGGGAGGGGCTCATGACCTCGTAGTATTGCAGCAGCAGCAGCGTACTAGTGGCATAGTCATCAGGCAACCAATCGGGCATGTTGCCATTGAAAAGCTCATCCACGGAGAGTGTGTCAAATCCACATTGGAATCCATCTTCCCCTGTGGTAGACATGACCAACACAAGTAAACAATATAAGAGAGAGAaggtggttttttttttgaagatataAGACCATTTTcgcattcattttttttacctGAAGGAGGAGGTGGGGGCAAGGGCCTGCAGCGGGTTGTGATAACATGGAAGCAATCTTTATTCTCAGTGGCAAGCCGAACATTTGTTTCAAACCTGCAAGTGTAATTGCGTGCTGGATCCCTTGCCtctaaggtctggtcataagcTCGAGGCAGACCCAAACGTTCAAAGTGTGTCccctacaaaataaaaaacgtcaatgtatatatattaaatatatggtTAAGGCAGAAGCAAGTAAAAAAAAGAGATACCTTTTCGAGATTGTAGCAATGGAGTCCGATTTTAGCAAAGAGCAGTGGCTTGGCGTGCATAGCATCCTGAGATTGAGAGTAATGGTAACCGCCAGGGGCAGTGGGACTATAAGTTGGACAAGGAGTGTACCGATGATAAAAGGTTCTTCGATATTCCATGTTAGATGGAGTTGGTGACTGTAAATATACCGCCCGCTTGCCCGGTTCTTCGTCAACGGGTTCCTTCAGAGAATGAACATCAACACCGATTTAATGCAAAATAATACCGGAAAGagcaaaactttttttaaaaataataataataacggGGAGGGGGTACCGGTAGAAGAATAGCATCGAGTAACTCTCGCTTCAGCTCGTCTTGAGGAGTAGAAGGCAATTTTATGACCACTGGACTCCAAGTGCTGGGGCCGGGGGGAGGAGGTCCCCAAACATTGGGAGGCTGATATGGTGGTGGATAAAAGTCAACAAAACCTTGTGCTGACGGCTTGTAGgtcggcggcggcggcggcggcggtggCGGTAGAAAAGCACCGAGTTCCTGAAGGACATGCACCACCAGGTTTAAAAAAAACGACCACCACAAACTAGAAAACATGACAAATTACCTTAACACTCAATGTGTCGCTGTCCTCTTTCCTCATCACCACGTCGGCCATTCTCCTATAATCAGAGTGTTAGAAGATTCAATTGAAAATCCAAcatcaaaacagaaaaaaaaaatattaatttcaaaccctaatttcgaatctatcaacctaaccAAAATCGACTCCACAGATGCTGATTCTAACTTATATGCTAATTCATGAAAGCAGAGCAGACCTCGTCcaccaatataaatatttttaaaataaatatactataataattgattgttatttatttttgattttaaattaatgcataatttacattaataatattatattattttaattgggCATAATATCTAGtcagttttgttgtttttatagtCGATTTAGGTGTCATTTGGGTATATTAGATTGTATATATTTCTCagaattcaactataatatttttttttattttgaatatatcaTAATTTTCATTTACGTTGGTCgttgtcttagatatgtaaatatattttaggaaaattatgtacaacttaagatatattgtgattagaatgaaatataaaataaactaaagtgtctgaTTACAAATTacgtaaattaatataacgataatatttTACAGTCTCatgcatatttaaaaattttacaaaagaactaaattgtaacagttggttaatattttattttcatttgttaatatattttgagtcATCCTAtgatttacatttataaaataaattattattataaaattcttATTGTacttaaatctatgattttagatataagttggattagtcaagtcactcatgttgtgagtatattgagttacatatattctttcaaattcaaagtgaagtataattaagtaaaatcaaattaattttatttatcgtttaaatgtgcatgtagtttcataatatttatcaaattatatgttaattttaaaaaaaagaaattagaaaataaagcgatgatcaatatgaagttacatacataagtaactaatatatttttggaagctcatgaacacatatcaatatttacaataataaaaatattttataaattctaaataattttatcctttagatttattaaatggtaaactgaaatttattttaaataatcttaacaTGAAATTCAGATTTGCTTTTGTGTTTTAGCTGTAGTcatattaagttccacaaacataaaaacataaaatttaaaaacaaatttaatattatgaaaataaataattttaataatgataaaatataatatatctaattCGTTAaagtatatagttttatgttatttgaaaatattttgtaattatttgatcaaaaaaatgtttgttgttatttttattttttaatatctcttaaaaataagcagtttaaaaaatttgtgtaattgtattttaaaaatcatattatataagtaaaatataatttatagatttttttactgTAATTGAAAGGTACAGcaaactaaatatatgaaaaataaataaaacatttcaataatactaattaaaaactatttttagtcaattgctataagtaaaatataacatatttattttttactgaCGAAGAAAACAAGCCACAAAAGACAACAAAAGATGctgtttataaaaatgtttaccAAAATATTAAGAAGAtcaaattgatttttgtttttttaactaaaGAAACATTTGAGTGTTTAGACTAACAacttagattaaaaaaaaagagataatttcactcagtaattttgtttttattgtcaTTTTACGTTATGCAACTTTCATTCATAATGGACTTaaacgaaattttttttctcagttattatattttgttactttatgaattgttaaatattattttaacaagtttattgaaattaagatattaaactaaaataataaaatatgatattacaATCATAACTAACAGcaataactaaaattaattaactatGCCAAATTTAAACCATATCAgaattttagaaataattatCCTGGCTAAGTTAACTATTTTGCaaatttagaagaaaatttGGGGGGATCCATAATGGTGGGTCAAACATCCAACGCAAATGAAAGACACAAGCACATGCCCATAGTCTGCAACAAATCGTAGCCCATTAAAAAGGTTAATAAATTCATCACAACCGTAAGACCATCATTATCAGGGGTGCTTAGGCCCGTTTCTTAGGTTaattatggaaaaaataaaagaaaattaactaATAATTCAAGAGA
The window above is part of the Brassica napus cultivar Da-Ae chromosome C8, Da-Ae, whole genome shotgun sequence genome. Proteins encoded here:
- the LOC106381405 gene encoding UPF0725 protein At2g20620-like; this translates as MADVVMRKEDSDTLSVKELGAFLPPPPPPPPPTYKPSAQGFVDFYPPPYQPPNVWGPPPPGPSTWSPVVIKLPSTPQDELKRELLDAILLPEPVDEEPGKRAVYLQSPTPSNMEYRRTFYHRYTPCPTYSPTAPGGYHYSQSQDAMHAKPLLFAKIGLHCYNLEKGTHFERLGLPRAYDQTLEARDPARNYTCRFETNVRLATENKDCFHVITTRCRPLPPPPPSGEDGFQCGFDTLSVDELFNGNMPDWLPDDYATSTLLLLQYYEMKESEVEQAKEWLHLYAELALYTKKQTDPFMFERSKPLELGKVVVQTRGVVDSLKEVELLDNAVFFITFKTSCGRVWKGIIRRTRDGIPEHLSLEAKCFM